The following proteins are encoded in a genomic region of Tigriopus californicus strain San Diego chromosome 6, Tcal_SD_v2.1, whole genome shotgun sequence:
- the LOC131882305 gene encoding eukaryotic translation initiation factor 3 subunit F-1-like produces the protein MSSSAVNLRVKVHPSVLFQITDAYERRPADNQRVVGTLLGTVDKESVEVSNCFTVPHKEGGEVQFDLQHATSMYELNKKVNPQEVLVGWFATGSSITNHSVLIHEYYDRETKNPIHLTLDTTLNACKMNMKAYVCVPIGVPGATSGSMFTSVPVEVLASGAEVTGLDLLHKTKFTKLRQVEPMPDLVRVSEGVTKLEYMLDAVTKYVEAVLSGQETPDNSVGRKLLDLVNSVPKMTPDEFEKMLNSNMKDLLMVIYLTQLTKTQLQLHEKLFAVSVNQLKDYQKLLHE, from the exons ATGTCTTCTTCAGCCGTGAATTTACGGGTGAAGGTGCACCCCAGCGTGCTATTCCAAATCACGGACGCTTACGAACGGCGTCCGGCCGACAATCAACGCGTGGTGGGCACACTCTTAG GCACGGTGGATAAGGAGAGCGTGGAAGTGTCCAATTGCTTCACAGTACCGCACAAAGAGGGCGGGGAAGTTCAATTCGATTTGCAACACGCCACCTCTATGTACGAACTCAACAAGAAAGTTAACCCACAG GAAGTTTTGGTGGGCTGGTTCGCCACGGGCAGTTCAATCACCAACCATTCCGTGCTCATTCACGAATACTACGATCGGGAAACGAAGAACCCCATTCACCTGACCCTAGACACCACTCTGAACGCGTGCAAGATGAACATGAAGGCCTACGTGTG CGTGCCCATTGGCGTCCCTGGAGCGACCTCAGGATCCATGTTCACCTCGGTTCCGGTGGAGGTCTTGGCCTCGGGCGCCGAGGTCACTGGCCTTGATTTGCTCCACAAAACCAAGTTCACCAAACTGCGTCAAGTGGAACCCATGCCGGATCTGGTTCGCGTTTCCGAGGGTGTGACCAAGCTTGAATACATGTTGGATGCCGTGACCAAG TACGTGGAGGCCGTGTTGTCGGGTCAAGAGACCCCGGACAATTCTGTGGGACGGAAGCTTCTGGATTTGGTCAATTCCGTGCCCAAGATGACGCCTGATGAGTTTGAGAAGATGCTGAACTCCAACATGAAA GATTTGCTGATGGTGATCTACTTGACTCAACTCACCAAAACCCAGTTGCAACTCCACGAAAAGCTGTTCGCAGTGTCCGTGAACCAATTGAAAGATTATCAAAAACTTCTCCACGAGTAG